The sequence AGGCCAGCGCGCCGCGCGAGGATTTGTCGTAGGCGAAGATCGGCCGGCCGTAGCTCGGCGCCTCGGCCAGGCGGATGTTGCGCGGGATCACGGTGTTGAACACCTTGTCGCCGAAGTGCTGGGCGAGCTGCGCCACCACCTGCTGGGCCAGCGTGCTGCGCGGGTCGTACAGCGTGCGCAAGAGGCCGTCGATCTCGATGCGCGGGTTGAGCGCCAGCCGGACCTTGCGCAGCGTGTTGACCAGGTCGGTCAGCCCTTCGAGCGCGTAGTACTCGCACTGCATCGGGATGATCACGCCGTCGGCGGCCGCCAGGCCGTTCACCGTCAGCAGGTTCAGCGCCGGCGGGCAGTCGATCAGGATGAAGTCGTAGTCGGCGCGCGCCGGCACCAGCGCCTCGCGCAGCCGCAGTTCGCGCCGGCCGAGCTCGATCAGCTCGACCTCGGCGCCGCCGAGCTCGCGGTTGGCCGGCAGCACGTCGAAGCCGTGCTCGGTGCTCACCTTCACGTCGGCCAGCTCGGCATGGCCCAGCAGCAGGTGGTAGACGCTGCGGCCGAGCGCGTGCTTGTCGACGCCGCAGCCCATGGTGGCGTTGCCCTGCGGATCGAGGTCGATCAGCAGCACGCGGCGCTCGAGCAGCGCGAGGCCGGCGGCCAGGTTGACCGCGCTGGTGGTCTTGCCGACGCCGCCCTTCTGGTTGGTGATCGCGATGATGCGGCTCATGCCAGCGGCTCCAGCCAGACCAGGCAGCGCTCGGCGTCGAGCCCCGGCACGTCCAGCGGCAGCACTTCGCCCAGCGCCACGCCGGCCGGCAGCGCGGTGATTTCCTCGTAGGGGTGCACGCCCTTGAGCGCGGCCCAGCGGCCGCCCTCCGCCAGCAGGTGGCGGGTCAGCCGGCAGAAGTCGTTCAGGTCGGCGAAGGCGCGCGAGGTGACGATGTCGTAGGGCACGGCCGGCTGCAGGTTCTCGACCCGGTCGCAGACCACCTCGACGTTGGCCAGATTCAGCTCGATCGCGGCCTGGCGCAGGAAGGTGGTCTTCTTGTGATTGCTGTCCAGCAGGGTGATCCGCCAGTCGGGCCGCGCGATCGCGAACGGGATGCCGGGCTGGCCGCCGCCGCTGCCGACGTCGACCAGCCGCAGCGGCCGGCCGGCCGGCCGGCGCGCCGCGATCGGCGCCAGTGCCGCCAGGCTGTCGAGCAGGTGGTGCGACACCATGCGCTCCGGCGCGGTGATCGCGGTCAGGCTATAGGTCTTGTTCCACTTCAGCAGCAGGCCCAGGTAGGCCAAGAGGCGCGCCTGCACGGCGCCGTCGAGCGCCAGGCCGAGCGCCGCGAGGCCTTCACTGAGCTGGGTTTCCTGTCTTTGGCCGATCATGCGGTCTTGAACGTCGTGTCGTTGTCGGTCGCGGCCTTGAAGCCGCGTTTCAGATGCACCAGCAGGAGGCCGATGGCGGCCGGCGTCATGCCCTGCAGCCGCGAGGCCTGGCCCAGCGTCTCGGGCCGGTGCTGGTTGAGGCGCTGCTGCACCTCCTTGGAAAGCCCCGGCACCTTGCCGTAATCGAGATCGGCGGGCAAGCGCACGTCCTCGATCTCGGCGCGGCGCGCCACCTCGTCGCGCTGGCGCTCGACGTAGCCGGCGTACTTGACCTGGATCTCGACCTGTTCGGCCACCAGCGGGTCGGCCACCGCCTCGCCGGCCACCGGCAGGCTCAGCAGCGCGGCGTAGTCGACGTTGGGACGACGCAAGAGTTGTTCCAGCGTGTACTCGCGCTCGATGGCCTGGCCGAACACCCGCTCGGCGTCCTCGGCCGAGACCAGGCGCGGATTGACCCAGGTGCTGCGCAGCCGTTCGAGCTCGGCCGCCACCGCGTCGCGCTTGCGGCTGAACAGCGCCCATTGCGCGTCATCGACCAGGCCGAGCCGGCGGCCGTCCTCGGTCAGCCGCAGGTCGGCGTTGTCCTCGCGCAGCTGCAGGCGGAACTCGGCGCGGCTGGTGAACATGCGATAGGGCTCGGATACGCCGCGGGTGATCAGGTCGTCGACCAGCACGCCGAGGTAGGCCTGGTCGCGCGTCGGCGTCCAGCTGTCCCGGCCCTGCACCTGCAGGGCCGCGTTGAGGCCGGCGAACAGGCCCTGGGCCGCCGCCTCCTCGTAGCCGGTGGTGCCGTTGATCTGGCCGGCGAAGAACAGGCCGCCGATCGCCTTGCTCTCGAAGGTGGCCTTGAGCGCGCGCGGATCGAAGTAGTCGTACTCGATCGCGTAGCCGGGCCGCAGGATGTGGGCGTTCTCCAGGCCGCGGATCGAGCGCACCGCGGCGAGCTGGATGTCGAACGGCAGGCTGGTCGAGATCCCGTTCGGATAGAACTCGTGGGTGTCGAGACCCTCGGGCTCGAGGAAGATCTGGTGCGCGTCCTTGTCGGCGAAGCGGTTGATCTTGTCCTCGATCGACGGGCAATAGCGCGGGCCGACGCCCTCGATCACGCCGGTGAACATCGGCGAGCGGTCGAAGCCCGAGCGGATGATGGCGTGGGTGCGTTCGTTGGTGTGGGTGATCCAGCACGGCAGCTGCTTCGGATGCATGGCGCGGTTGCCGCGCACCGAGAACACCGGCGTCGGGTCGTCGCCCGGCTGCTCTTCCATCACCGAGAAATCGATGCTGCGGCCGTCGATGCGCGGCGGCGTGCCGGTCTTGAGCCGGCCGACCGGCAACGCCAGCTCGCGCAGCCGGCTCGACAGGGTGACCGAGGCCGGATCGCCGGCGCGGCCACCGGTGTGGTTCTCCAGGCCGACGTGGATCTTGCCGGCCAGGAAGGTACCGGCGGTCAGCACCACCGTCGGCGCCTCGAAGCGGATGCCGATCTGGGTGACCACGCCGACCACCCGTTCGCCCTCGACCACGATGTCGTCGACCGCCTGCTGGAACAGCGTCAGGTTGGGCTGGTTCTCCAGCATCCGGCGGATGGCGGCCTTGTACAGCACGCGATCGGCCTGGGCGCGGGTGGCGCGCACGGCCGGACCCTTGGAGCCGTTCAGCGTGCGGAACTGGATGCCGCCGATGTCGGTGGCCAGCGCCATCGCGCCGCCGAGCGCGTCGACCTCCTTGACCAGGTGGCCCTTGCCGATGCCGCCGATCGAGGGATTGCAGCTCATCTGGCCGAGCGTCTCGATATTGTGGGTCAGCAGCAGCGTGCGCACGCCCATGCGCGCAGCGGCCAGCGCGGCCTCGGTGCCGGCGTGGCCGCCACCGATCACGATCACGTCGAAGCGTTCGGGGTAGAGCATAAGAGCACCTCTGAACAATCACCTCGCGAGCGCCGGCGAGGCCCCCTCGCGGCGGCGAGGGCGGGGGAAGTCGGAATCAATCAGCGGATCAATCGGTTGATCGTACAAAATGGCCGGCACCCGGCCTGGCCGGCTGGCGAGCTGAAAGCCGAGTGCCTGGACCGGTTCAGCGCACTCAGTAAGTGACTGAATCTGAAAGGCAAAGGGGCGCTATTGTACGACAGAACGACAGCATGCCGCCATCGGCCCGGCGCAGGGCTGGTCGGCGCAGGCCCCGCACGCTATAACGGGAGCGTCTTCATCACCCTTGCCGTCCATGACCCCCTACATGCTCTGGTTCGTCTTCGCGCTGATCCTGGCCGGCGCGGAAATGCTCACCGGCACCTTCTACCTGCTGGTCTACGGCGGTGCCGCCGCGGTCGGCGGCCTGGCCGCGCTGGCCGGCCTCGGCACCGTGCCGCAGCTGATCGCGGCCGCGCTGTGCGCGGTAGCCGGCACGGTCTGGCTGCGCCGCCACCCGATCAGCCGCAAGACCGTCGGCAGCCAGTCGCTCGACCTGGGCCAGCGCGTCGAGATCGAGCAGTGGAAGAGCGAGACCCTCCTGCGGGTGCGCTACCGCGGCACCGGCTGGGACGCCGAGCTGGCCGGTCCGCCGGCAGCCCTGCCCGAACGGCCTGCGACGCTGTACATCGTCGGCCAGCGCGGCAACACGTTGCTGCTGTCCAGCGTGCCGCCGGCCTGAGTGGCGGAATACCCCGTGCATACTTTCTGATCGTTTCAATTCGTCGCAGCAGCACGACCCGAACCCGGAGCCCGTCCCGATGCCTTTCGCAATCGCCTTATTCGTCGTCGCCCTGATCTTCGCCGTGAAATCGCTCAAGGTCGTGCCGCAGCAGCACGCCTGGATCGTCGAGCGGCTCGGCCGCTTCCACGGCATCCTCAATCCCGGCCTCAACGTGGTCGTCCCCTTCATCGACCGCGTCGCCTACCGCCACGACCTGCGCGAAGTGCCGCTCGACGTGCCGAGCCAGGTCTGCATCACCAAGGACAACACCCAGTTGCAGGTCGACGGCATCCTCTACTTCCAGGTCACCGATCCGCAGCAGGCCTCCTACGGCTCGAGCAACTTCGTGCTGGCCATCACCCAACTGGCGCAGACCACGCTGCGCTCGGTGATCGGCCGGATGGAGCTGGACAAGACCTTCGAAGAACGCGACGAGATCAACCGCACGGTGGTGACCGCGCTCGACGAGGCGGCCTCGAACTGGGGCGTGAAGGTGCTGCGCTACGAGATCAAGGACCTGACGCCGCCGAAGGAGATCCTGCACGCGATGCAGGCGCAGATCACCGCCGAGCGCGAGAAGCGCGCGCTGATCGCGGCGTCCGAGGGCCGCAAGCAGGAGCAGATCAATATCGCCACCGGCCAGCGCGAGGCCTCGATCCAGAAGTCCGAGGGCGAACGCCAGGCCGCCATCAACCAGTCCGAGGGCGACAAGACCTCGGCCATCAACCGCGCCGAGGGCGAGGCCGAGGCGATCCGCCTGGTGGCGCGCGCGACCGCCGAGGCGATCCACATGGTGGCCCAGACCATCCGCCAGCCCGGCGGCACCGAGGCGGTCAACCTCAAGGTGGCCGAGCGCTATATCGAGGCCTTCGGCAACATCGCCCAGGAAGGCACCACCATGTTGCTGCCGACCAACGCGGCCGACGTCGCCGGCATGGTGGCGACCGCGCTCAACGTCGTGAAGCAGCAACAGCACTGATCCCATGCTTCGGCTCGCCCGCGCCCTGCTGCCGCTCTGCCTGCTCGCCTGCGCGGCGGCGGACGGCCTGCGCGTCGCCTGGGTCGACCAGCCGCCCTACTTCTACCTGGACGGCGGCAAGATCGACGGCATCGTGGTCGCCGTCTTCGACGCGCTCAACCAGATCGACCCCGAACTCGGCATCGCCATGGGCGACCCGCTGCCCAGCGTCAGGCGAGCCGAGGAAGAGCTGTCCAACGGCGGCCGCGAGATCAGCTTCGGCGTGATCAGCGAAGCGCGGCGCCAGCGCTACGTGCTGCTCGATCCGCCGCTGGTACGCGGGCGCTTCCGCGTGCTGTCGCGCGCCGGCGAGAGCGAGCGCATCGACAGCATGGCGGCGCTGGCGCGCGCCAGCGAACGGGAACCGGTGCTGGTCACCTCCGGCGTGCCGGTCGAGCAGTTGCTGGCCGCCACGCCGGGGCTGCACCTCGACGCCGCGCCGATGCAGGCGCCCGGCCAGATCCGCAAGCTGCTGGCCGGCCACGGCCGCCATCTGGTGCTGCACGAGCCGATCGCGCGCTACGCCGCCTACCACCTGGGCGTAAGCGAGCAGCTGCGCTTCCAGCCGCTGATCGTCGCCGAATACGCCGCCACGCTGGCCGCCTCGCCCAGGCTGGAGCCGGATCGCGCCGAGCGGCTCGCCGCGGCCTGGCGCAAACTCGCGGCGAGTCCCAAACTTCAATCCATCCTTACCCAGCCGCGCCACAATGGCGCGGCCATCGCCGAAATCCGCTAGGAGCCTCTCATGTCCACGTCCAAACCCAAGTACCGCCTGATCACCCGCAGCGATTTCGACGGCCTGGTCTGCGCCGTGCTGTTCAAGGAACTCGACATGATCGACGACATCCTGTTCGTCCATCCCAAGGACATGCAGGACGGCAAGGTCGCCGTGTCGGACCGCGACATCAGCACCAACCTGCCCTACGTGGCCGGCATCCACCTGGCCTTCGACCATCACCTGTCGGAGACGCTGCGCAACGAGAAGCACGACAACCACATCATCATTCCGACCGCGCCGTCGGCCGCGCGGGTGGTGTACGAGCACTTCGGCGGCCGGACGACCTTCCCGCGCGTGTCGGACGACATGATGGAAGCGGTCGACAAGGCCGATTCGGCCGATTTCAGCGCCGACGAGGTGCTCAGCCCCGAGGGCTGGGTGCTGCTCAACTACCTGATGGACGCGCGCACCGGGCTGGGCCGCTTCCGCGAGTTCCGCGTCAGCAACTACCAGCTGATGATGGACCTGATCGACTACTGCCGTAACCACGGCATTGAGGACATCCTGACGCTGCCCGACGTGCGCGAGCGGGTCGAGCTCTACTTCGAGCACGAGCCGCGCGCCAAGGACCAGCTGCTGCGCTGCACCACGGTGCACGGCAACCTGGCGGTGCTGGACCTGCGCGGCGAGGAAATGATCTACGCCACCAACCGCTTCATGATCTACGCGCTGTTCCCCGAGACCAACATCTCTATCCATGTGCTGTGGGGCCGCGACAAGCAGAACACCGTGTTCGCAATCGGCAAGTCGATCCTCGACCGCTCGAGCACCACCAACGTCGGCGAGCTGTGCCTGCAGTACGGCGGCGGCGGCCACGGCGCGGCCGGCACCTGCCAGGTCGAGAACGAAGATGCGGCGAAGGTGCTGGGCGAGCTGATCGCGAAGATCAACGCCGACGGTTGATGCGCCGACGTTGTGAATCTGCGTGAAGCGATAGACCGTTGGTTCAGCGCAGCGCCCGGCCAAGCCGGGCGTTTGCGTTTGGTGCTTGCTGAATCGTGTCGGCGCCCCTGATCGACTCCTACTCCCCCGCCCCCGCCGGGGCCCCACGAAGTCGAAGATTTCGCGGGGTGGTCCGGAAGGGGCCTCGCTGGCGCTCGCCAGTGACTTGATCGAGCCGGCAGCCAAGCACCTCACCGCGCTTATGCCCCTTTGCATCGATAAATGCTTGACCCCGCTCCCCGCGCGGGAGCGAGAGCGGGGTGAGGGCCGCATTCAAACCGCGGCCTTTTCCAGCCCGTAACGCGCCATCTTGTCCAGAAAGGACGACCCCATGAAACGCAACGAATACGTCGGCTGGCTGTGCGACCGCCTGGCGCCGCTGGGCACCATCAGCGCGCGCGCCATGTTCGGCGGCTGGAGCCTGTATTGCGACGGGCTGATCTTCGCCATCGTGGTGGACGAGGTCTGCTACCTCAAGGCCGACGACGAGACCATTCCCAGCCACGCCGCGGCCGGCTGCGGGCCGTTCGAATACGCCAGCAAGGACGGCCGCATCAACCAGATGCGCTACTACCGGCTGCCCGACGAGTCGCTCGAGGACGACGCGCTGCTGCTGCAATGGTCGCGCGGCGCGCTCGGCGCGGCCCTGCGCGCGCAGGCCGCCAAGGCAGGCAAGGGGAAGGGCAAGCCGCGCTGAGGCGGCCGCCGGGCGCTCGCCAGCCCGCGATCAGCGCTCGTGGCGGCCGCCATGGGCATGGCCCGAATGGTCGTGAGCGGAATGGTCGTGGCCATGGCGCCCGTGGGCGTGGCCATGACCATCGCGGCCGTGCGCATGGCCCGCGTCGCCCTCGCCCGCCAGCGCGGTCAGCGGGATCACCTTGCCGGCCGGCGGCACGGTCCGCCACGACGGCTGCAGCGTGACGTGGTCGATCGCGTAGTCCTTAGCCAGCAGCGCCTGGGTGGCGGCCAGCAGGCGCGGCCACTGCTCGGCGCTGTCGATCACCAGGTGGGCCGACAGCGCGACGCGCTCGGGGCCGAGGTGCCAGACGTGCAGATCGTGCACCGACTGCACGCCCGGCTGGGCCGCCAGCGTGCGGCCGATGGCGGGCAGGTCGAGATGGGCCGGCACGCCCTCCATCAGCATATGGCTCGACTGCAGCACCAGCGCCCAGGTCGAGCGCAGGATCAGCAGCACCACCAGCAGCGACAGGATCGGATCGATCGGCTTCCAGCCGGTCAGCCAGATCACCGCGCCGGCCGCGATCGCCGCCACCGAGCCGAGCAGGTCGCCCAGCACGTGCATCAGCGCCGCACGCGAATTCATGTTGTGGCTGTCGGCCGACAACAGCCAGGCCGCCAGCAGGTTCACCGCCAAGCCGACCGCAGCGATGCCCATCACGCCGACGCCGTCGACCTCCTTCGGGTTCATCAGCCGGCCGATCGCCTCGAACGCGATCCAGCCGACCATCGCCAGCATAAGCAGGCTGTTGACCAGCGCGCCGAGGATCTCGGCCCGCGCATAGCCGTAGGAATTGCGCGCCGAGGCCGGCCGGCGCGACACCAGCTGGGCGAATAGCGCGAGGCCCAGCGCGGCGGCGTCGGTCAGCATATGGCCGGCGTCGGACAGCAGCGCCAGCGAGCCGGTCCACAGCCCGCCGCCGGCCTCGACCACGGCGTAGCCGGCGGTGAGCAGCAGGGCCAGCGCCATCCGGCGGCGGCTGGCGGAATGGGGGTGGTGGGCGTGGTCGTGGCTCATGCGTTCAATCCAGTTCGAAGCGGAAACTGCGCTCTCCGGCAGGGACTCCGCGCGCATAGCTCAGTTCGGTCATGCCGACGGTGCGCCGGCCCAGCCGCAGCACGGTCGAGGCGCGGGTGCCGTAGTCGGGCGTGCGGATCAGCGCCGCCGACAGCGCGCGCTCCCACTCGAGCGGCACGCCGGTGGCCGGCAGCCGCTCGTCCGGCGCGATGGCCGGGTCGGCCAGCAGCGCGAACAGCGCCGCGTCGTCGTCGGCCTCGATCGCGAGGCCGGCCTTGAGCGCCTCGACCTTGGGCCAGGGCGTGTCGAAGGCCGCGTTCGACACCGCGTGCACGCCGGTGTCGAAGCGCAGCACGCGGTCGGCGCGGCTCTCGTAGCCGAGCAGTTCGCGGCCGTCGTACAGCAGCAGGTTGAAACCATTGTAGGCCGCCGCCGGCCGCAGCCCGGCCAGGTAGTCGGCCGCGCCTGTCGAGCCTGCCAGGAAGCCGGCCACCAGCGCGCCGCGCGACGGCGCGCCGGGCTTGATGTCGCGCGGGTCGCGGTAATTGGTCAGCGCGGCGAAGCGGCCGTCGCGCGTCACGCCCATCCAGCTGCCGCCGGCCTGCAGGTCGCGGCCGGCCAGGATGCGGCCGTCGGGCCACCAGGCGAGCGGCGCAGCCGGCCGGGCGTAGAACTCGTCGCGGTTGGCCGCCACCAGCAGCGGCGTGTCCGTGTCGGGCTGCCAGCGGAAGGCGATCAGGCACATCAGGCCAGCAGCCCGTAGAGCATGCGGCTGGCCAGCACGATCAGCAGCGCGGCGAAGCACTTCTTCAGCGTCGCCACCGGCAATCGGTGCGCCACCGCGGCGCCGGACGGCGCGGTCAGCACGCTGGCCAGCACGATGCCGGCCAGCGCCGGCAGGTAGACGAAGCCGAGGCTGCCGGCCGGCAGCCCCGCCACGCCCGCGCCGTTGGCGGCATAGCCGACCAGGCCGGCCAGCGCGATCGGCAGGCCCAGCGCCGCCGAGGTGCCGACCGCACGCTGCATCGGCACGTTGCACCAGCTCATGAACGGCACCGATAGCGAGCCGCCGCCGATGCCGACGAAGCTCGACACTGCGCCGATCGCACCGCCGGCCGTGCTCAGCCCGGCCAGGCCCGGCAACTGGCGCGTCGGCCGCGGCTTGAAGCCCGACAGCATCTGCGCGGCCACCAGGTAGGCGAACACCACGAAGAACCACTTCAGGCCCACCGAGGGCAGCCGCGCCGCCAGCCAGGAGCCGGCCAGCGTGCCGATGACGAGGCCGCCGGCCATGCCGCGCACGGTCGACCAGTCGACCGCGCCCTTGCGGTGGTGCGCGCGCAGGCTGGAGATCGAGGTGAACACGATGCTGGCCAGCGAGGTGCCGAGCGCGATGTGCAAGATGTGCTGCTGCGGGAAACCGCCCGCCTCGAACACCGCCACCAGCGTCGGCACGATGATCAGCCCGCCGCCGACGCCGAGCAGGCCGGCCAGGAAGCCGGCGGCGCAGCCGATGGCGAGGAAGGCCGCGATCGCCGCCAGCGTCATGCCGGCTCCCCGATCAGCCGCATCACCGTGCGCCAGTGCGCCGGCGACACCGGCGTGATCGACAGCCGGTTGCCGCGCGCCAGCACCTGCATGCCCTCGAGCTCGGGCGTGGCGCGCATCTGCGCCAGCGTGAGGTAAGCGGTCTTCTTCGCCAGCCGCACGTCGACCTGCTGCCAGCGCGGCGTCTCGCGGGTCGACTTGGGATCGTAGTAACGATGGTCCGGGTCGAACTGGGTCGGGTCCGGATAGGGCCGGAGCAGATCTCGACGATGCCGGCCACGCCGGGCTCCTTGCAGCCCGAGTGGTAGAACAGCGCCAGGTCGCCGCGCTGCATCTGGTCGCGCATGAAGTTGCGTGCCTGGTAGTTGCGCACGCCGTCCCAGCCGATGGTCCGGTCGGGCAGCGCGGCGAGATCGTCGATGCCGAGCACGTCGGGCTCGGCCTTCATCAGCCAGTAGCGCATGGTCCTGTTCTCCTCGGGTTCTTCGTCTTCAGTCGGCCCGCCTGGCATAGCGCTCGGCCAGGATCGAGCATACGAACAGCTGCAGCTGGTGATAGAACATGATCGGCAGCACGATCAGCCCCAGCGCCGGGTGCGCGCCGAACAGCAGCTTGGCCATCGGCACGCCCGAGGCCAGCGTCTTCTTCGAGCCGCAGAACACCGTCACGATCTCGTCCTCGACCGCGAAGCCCAGCGCCCGGGCCGCCCGCCGCGTCAGCCACAGCACCACGGCCAGGATCAGGCCGGCACCGAGCAGAGTCTGCAACAGGATGGCCGGGCCGTAGCGCGTCCACAGCCCGGAGGCGACCGAATCGCTGAACGAGTTGAGCACCAGCAGCAGGATCACGGTCTTGTCGAAGGCGCCGGTATAGCGCTTGTAGCGGCCGAACCAGGCGCCGAACGCCGGCCGCAGCGCCTGGCCCAGCATCAGCGGCAACAGCAGCAGGGTGGCGAGCTTGAGCACCGCATCGCCCAGCGGCAGCTGGCCGGACGCGGTGGCCACCAGGCTCACCAGGAGCGGCGTGAGCACGATGCCGAGCAGGCTCGACAGCGAGGCGTTGAAGATGGCGGCCGCCACGTTGCCGCGCGCAGCGCCCGTCATCGCCACCGAGGAGGAGATGGTCGAAGGCAGTGCGCACAGGTAGAGGAAGCCGAGCAGCAGGCCGGCCGGCAGCCAGTGGCCGAACAGCGCGGCGAAGCCGAAGTACAGCAGCGGGAACACGGCGAAGGTGAAGCCCTGCACCAGGAGATGCAGGCGCCAGCGCAGCAGGCCGGCCTTCATGCGCTCGGTCGACAGGCCGATGCCGTGCAGGAAGAACACCAGGAAGATGCCGGCATCGGCGGCCTGGTCGAGCCGCAGCCAGCCGCCGCTCCTGCCGAGCGAGGGCAGGAAACTGGCCAGCAGCACCGCGGCGATCATGCCGCGCATAAACCAGTCGCTCAGCAAGAGACGCAAGCGGTTCGGCATGGGAAGCGCAGAAACGGTCGGGAGCCGCAGTTTCCCACCCGTCCGCGGCCGCGGGTGATTTATATTTGGCCAGGACGGCCAACGCCCGCCGGAGACTGCACGTGTCCGCATCGCCCGCCTCATCCAGATCGATCCCCTACGCGCTCGGCGCCGAACTCGCCGCGGCGCCGGCGGCGTTCGTCGCGGCGGCCTGCACCGGTTCGGTCGCGCTGCTCGCCGTCGCGCTGCAGGCAACCGCCGCCAGCGCCGGCCTCGGCCTGCTGCAGTGGAGCCGCCACGCGGCCGACCGGTCGGCCGCCGCCGCGCGCCAGGCCTGGGCCGGCGTCGCCGCGGTGCTGCTGTACGGCATGGGCGGCCTCGCCGCGCTGTACGAGGGTGCACACAAGCTGGGCCAGCCCGAACAGATGGAAGCGCCGTGGATCGCGCTCGGCGCGCTGCTGTTCGCGCTGCCGGCGCTGGCCGCCGCGCTGTGGCGCTGCCTGCGCGAGCGCGGCGAAATCGCCGCCGAGGCGGGACGGCGGTTGTGGACCTGGCGCCTGATCCTGGGCCAGTTGCTGGCGTCGTGCGCCGGCCTGCTGCTCGCGCTGGCCGCCGTGGCCTTGGCCGGCGTCGGCGAAAATCCGCTGTTCGATGCGCTCGGCGGCCTCGCGCTCGGTCCGCTGCTGATCGGCACGGCGATCGGCTGCGGCGCCGAGCTGGCCAGCGCCGCGCGCAGCGAGCGGATCGAACCGCGCCTGCGCGAGGCGATCGCGGCCTGGCTGGCCGGCGACCCGGCCGTGGCCGGACTCGAGCGGCTGGTGGTGATGCGTATCGACGGTCTGCTGGTGGTGGCGGCGGAACTGCGCTGGCGGCTCGCGGCAGCGGTCGAGCGGCCGCAGGCGGCACTGCGGATCGAGACAGCGCTGAAGGCCGCCTTCGGCCAGGTCGACGCGGTCTACCTGGCCGGCGACGTCGACGAAGCGGCTACGGCCGCGGCGGACGCGGCCGATACAGCGCCGTCTCGCTGATCACCGCGTCGAGCGGCGCATCGTGCGGCTCGCGCGGGATGCGCTCGACGCGCTGGCATTCGAAGCCCACGCCGATCAGCCGCGGCTTCTTCCAGGCCTGCCGGCCGGCGCGGAAGGCGAAGGTGGTGTCGTAGTAGCCACCGCCCTGCCCCAGCCGGCCGCCGTCGGCATCGAAACCCACCAGCGGCACGAACACCACGTCGAGCCGATTCGCCGGCAATTGGCGGGGCGAATGGTATTCGGCGATGCCGTAGCGGTTGCACCGCCAGCGGCCGCGCGGATCGTCGAGCGCGGCGAAGCGCATGCGGCGGCCGCGCCGCGGCACCAGCGGCAGGTAGAGCCGCACGCCGCGGCGGCGCGCCAGCTCGATCAGCGGCGCCAGCGACAATTCGGCGCCGAGCGCCCAATAGGCCGCCACCCGGCGGCCGCGCCGCAGCCAGGGCCGCGCACGGCGCGCCACCATGGCCTCGGCGGCTTCGCGCAGCGCGGGTGCCAATGCCTTGCGCCGCCGGCGCAGTTCCTTACGCAGGGCGGCCTTGTCGGTCATGGATGTCGGATCGGAATGATCGAGGAAAGTGCGGGGAGGGGGATCCCCGCGGGCGCCGTCCCGGCTCACATCTTGAACCTAACGGTTCAAGTGGTCGCAAGCGGCACGCCTTCAGGTGCATCGGATGAACGATGCGCGCAACGGGCGCGGCCAGCCATACAACCCGGTTCAATATATTGGTTCAAAGAATATCGAGCCGGAACGAACGCCGCAGGGAAACTTTGAAAGCGGCACAGCGGAAAAACGGTCTGCGAAACTCAGAACAACTGCTGCTGTTCCTTCAATGCATCCTCGACCGTCTGCTGCATGCGGCCGATTCTACGCCGAAAGTCCGCCACGTCCAAACCGCCCGTGACGCGGGTGTTCATGAACTCGTGGGCGATGTTGAGCGCGGCCATGATGGCGACCTTGTCGATGCCCATCACATTGCCGCTGTCGCGGATCTCGCGCATCTTGCGGTCGACGAAGCCGACCGCCTCCAGCAGCGCATCTTCCTCGTCGACCGGGCAGGCCACGCGGAATTCGCGGCCCATGATGGTCACGTCGAGCTGCTTCGTCTCGCTCATCGCGCTTGCTCCTGCTCGTCTTCGTCCTCATCGGGCAGCCGGGCGATCAGCGCCTCGACGCGGACCTTCGCCACCTCGACCTTGTCGGTCAGACGACGGTTGTCGTTCTTCAGCACCAGCACTTCCTGGCGCAGCTCGATGTTCTCGCGGCGCAGCTGCCGGCACAGCATGGCCAGCGAGCCGATG is a genomic window of Chitinimonas koreensis containing:
- a CDS encoding cell division protein ZapA codes for the protein MSETKQLDVTIMGREFRVACPVDEEDALLEAVGFVDRKMREIRDSGNVMGIDKVAIMAALNIAHEFMNTRVTGGLDVADFRRRIGRMQQTVEDALKEQQQLF